Below is a genomic region from Spongiibacter nanhainus.
TGATTACTCCGAGTCTCAAGAAGGTTGCCTTCGCTATCCTTGGTTTCCTCTGTGCGAATGTGCGGACGCTTAATGTCGATACGCTGGGGCTGCGAGGACATGCCTTTTATGTTGTCGTAGTCAGCCTGCCGTTCCTCACTAAGGCCCTTTATTGAGACTCTGTACTCATCGAACCAGGCTTTCGCCATCTCATCAGCTTCGGCATCCAGTGCTTCAGTGACTCCGTCAATTTTTCCAAGTGCGCCTACAGTGATGTGTGCATCTAAAAGGCTATCGTCATCATCTGGATCGGCTAGGTAGTCGGCGTAGCGTTTTGCTAGTTCTGGGGTGAGGAGCCTACCTGCGGCTTTGTAGTCTGCTTGAATCGCTCTATCGTCTGCGAGTTCGTGAAACACTCCCGCGTCTTCAACATCTCCGCTATGTACACCTACCACGATAGTTGCGCCATCGACCTGTAATACGTCCTCCTTGGCCGCTTCGAGTTTGTCAGAGTGTCGGGCTGAGAACCCATCTAAAACCTTGCAGAGCTCGTTATAGGCTTCTTTGACGGCGTCGACGCGTAGGCCGTCACGAGACAGGGATTGAGCAAGAGCGGTATAGCGGAAGATTGGCCTTGCTACTTTTCTGGGCAGTGTTTGTGAGGGGAGAGAGTCAAATAACTCCCAGACACTATCTGGGATATTGGGGTTAGTTCCCATGTCAACCGGTGCAATGAGTACACGTCGGCCCTCACCGCCTCCTGTACCGTCGCCATCTTCTTTGCGCTGACCGATCATGGCTTTTGCGACTTCGGTAGCTGTGTTGCTATCAAATTCGGGGAGTACGCATTCTACGGAATTAAGTAGATCGTCTCCGGGTATGCGGCGAGCGAGAGGTGTCCGAACCATGCGGCCAAGCAACTGAGTGATGTATGTGGTGTCTGAGGCGGGTCTGAATGAAACAAAGACTTCGGCGCGTGGACAGTCCCAGCCAGTCGAAATTGCATCTTTAGCAAGTAGGACACGGACGTGGGTCTGGTCTTGGATCATCTGCGGGTGCACATAACGCACGGTGAAATCACCTAACTCAAGGTCGCTATGTTCGCCGAAGACGTTAGCTATGGCATCAGAGGGAATTTCAGGCCACTCATCTCGAATAGTCTCAACGGCAGAAAGTAATAATTGGTCAGAGGGAGAGTTGGGGACTTGTACAACTAATAAAGGGACAACTACATCGTCAGTGCTCCCTTCCCGATTACAATACGTCTGCCACCTTTCGGTTATGGTCTTTAATTTTCGTGTGGCTCTAGCTAGTAGGCTGGTATTGAAAGTGCCTTTTTCTGTTGGGAAGTCTAAGCGAATGTCATCCTTCAAAAGTCCCGAATCTTGTACTCTGGCAGGGTCAACAACAACGGGTGGGCGAATGTTTCTTCCTTGCTGCTTTTTCATTGCCTCATTAAAGCGTTCTACAGTTGCTGAAATACCCCAAACGACCGGGGTGGGAGGCGCTCCGCTTGTGCCATTAATAAGCTTTTGTACAATGGTCGCCCGTTCTCTTTCACTATTCATCCCTCTATGAGCTTCATCAAGAACAAGATAGAGAGTTAAATTTTTGTCCTCGATGGTGTTCCTTAGAATGTCCCACATCGTATTGGCTCGATCGTCCGGTGGGGGGACATTGTCGAGTTGAATTTGTGGATTTCCTGTGTCGTGCTGAGTGACACCTCTAACTAATTTTGCATTTCTGGAGAGCTTCTGAGCATTCAGGAAGTAAACCTTTCCTGCGTCAAGTTGCTCTTGACTGAAGGAGTTTTCGATAACCACAAGACGAGAGCTGTTTATTTTGTCAGCTGCTGCCATTAATCGGAAGCGGGTTTGTTCATTTAGGGACGGGTCGTCAGTAAACCAGAGAACCACCGCGCCGGGGTCTGCCTCAAAATTGTTTTCAGCATCACCGTTAAAAAGTGCCTCAATGACTGCGGCAGCCATCACGGTCTTCCCTGCGCCGGTTGTTGCTGTCAATGAAAAAGCGGAAGTGTCACCATCCTGTTTCCAATCTCTAGTAGACTTTTTTAAGTTGGCGAGAACGTCAACTACGGCGTCCTTTTGGTATCCTTTTAACGTGTAACGCATCAATCTCTTCCCGTGTTGATGGTGAAATTATTTAGGTATGATTCATACAAGCGTACAGACTCAACATGCGATGGAAGTTCTTCGCAAACAGACTGAAACCCTAAGTCATCGTCGGTGACGATAAAAGCCATTGTAAGAAGTTGGTTGCCTTGGATTTCTGATAGAAAGTTTTTTGATGCGTCTAAGTCGAATAAAATCGCGTAGTTGTCGGCGATGCCGAAAGAATTTTCTTTTCGATCGATCCTTCTACCCTTAGCTCCGGCTTTAAGCCATAGAAGAGGTGCGATAGCTTCGAAGGATCGGTTGTGCGCCACGGGAGCTGGGGCTTCATAAGACAGTGTGAAGAACTCGGCGTTTTCATCGAAGCCATCTGCCATGCTGTATTGTTTATTAAATCGGTATTCTATGCCAATGTCCTCTCCTTGAGGTGTTCTTCCCGTTATGGCAGATTGAATTCTAGGTTTTGTCACATGGTCGCAGATTCCTAGTGATTCCCATTCGGCGTCTCCGGGTCTAAGCCCTTTTGTGCTCAGTTCTTTCTGCTCATCGGCAGATACCTCATTGTTAGTTATACTGATGCATTGCCTCTGTCCACTATCCTCTTTGTTAAGGCGCATTACTGCGTGGGCTGTAGTGCCTGATCCAGAAAAGAAGTCTAAAATAATGGCGTTTGGTTTGTTAGAAACGAAAAAGCGCAAACAATCCTCAACAGCATAAAGTGATTTTGGGAATGGGAAATCTCTTCCTGGAATTATGGATCGCACCAGAGATGAGCCGTGTTCACTTGCGCTATGAGATGTTTTGTTCCACATTGTCTTTGGGTTTTCCAGATGTACGTAGTTATTTGCGTACTCAAGTGAGACGGCTTCAGTTTTATTTTTTCTTGTAACTCTTATGCTGCCATTTTTGATCTGATTAAGGAGATTGTCTGTTACATACTTAATCGATGCTCGTCCCGATGGGCTTAGCTTTCCAATCGATGCATACCCCATGTTAAAAAGTTCAGAAAGTCTTTGGTTTCCTACTTGCCATCGGCCTTCTGAGCCATCTTTGCGTATTGGCCAAATGGCGACAGTCCCTGTTGGCGGTATCACTTCGTCTCGATTGGCTGAAAGAGGTAATAATGCCTCGCCTATGCTATGTAGCTCCCCGGAGTTTTTATTGACAAAGATTGGGTAAAATTGATGCTTCCTGTCTGATCGTTTGGCATCGGTGCCACTCCTTAGTAAGCTTCCCCACCTGACTTTGGGCGGGTTGGTTTCGGCTTCATTCTCTTTATTGTCTACCCGCTCTTTTGTACTGATCATTGCATGGGTTGATTTCTGGACGGCTGCCTCGCCTACATAGACGAAAAACAAATACTCCTCAACTCTATAAAATTCTTGGCCTCTGGCTACTCCTTTGGGATTGATAAGGCTCGTAACCATTTGAATTTTTGAGTCGTTGAATACTTGGGAAAGTAGTAGCCCTAATCTGTGTACTTCTTTTTCGTCAATGGTTGCTATCAAAACTGAGTTAATGGGGCATAATAATTTTTTGGCTAGCTTAAGTCGTCTCTCCATCATGGCTAGCCATTTGCTGTGCTTGTACTGGTCGTCTGAGTCAACGTAATCGTTGTTGTACTTCCAGTCCTTGTCGCGGGTGTTGTAAGGCGGGTCAATGTAAATTGCGTCTACCTTGCCTTCATGGGTGTATTGAAGGGCTTGTAGGGCGTGGTAATTTTCTGCATTGATAACGGTGTGGAAGGGCTTGTTGCCCCCGCGTTCAATTTTGCCGGTGGATTTGAGGCCCGGATAAATGGGGTCACGAAACTCTGCAACCACTACTAGGTCATCACAGGCTCTGGTGGCTGTTTCTATCTCTCCCAACTCGACTGCTTTTCTAACCAGCTCGGCGGTTCGTATCCCGCCTTCTACTTTGATCTTGGTTACTCGCCATAGACCCCGATCAACATTCTTTGTCGGCTCCCCTCGTTCGGGTAAGAAGCGGACTTTGTCCCCTCGACGAATGGGGCGGCCCGGGAGCTCGACGGTTTCCGGGGTGTGCCGCTCAAAATTAAGGCCGAATGCTCGGCGGGATTCGAGGGCCTTGACTTCTCGGGCGAGGTCGGCGGCAAGTTGTGGGTCTTTTGATTCTACTTGGCGTAGAAGGTTCTTGAGGGTCGACAATGTGTGATCCTTATCTCAGAGTTCCATTCTGGCGCTGTTTAGGTAGCTATCGCACTAATTATCGTTGGTCAGTACTACCCAGCAGTTGGGGATTTTACGTCGCCATCGGGAAAATGATCAACATGGACAGCGATGCGATGCCTTAGGCTGTCCAATACTCTTGAGTAAGTAAGGCTCGGCCCAATTTGCACGGGCACTGCCGGGTGGGTCTTAGAGGGGCTCATACTGCGCCCTGTGGCGTTTTGCTGTCCTTCGTATGCTAGGGCAGGGGCTTTGTTAAATCCATTGAGAGTGACTTGTAGGAGGGAGAGGGCGGCTAGCAGTCAAAGTCATCCTCGCCTGAATATGTGAAAATGCCTTCTTTCGTACCTGTTGATCCGTCTGAGCGTTTTACCTTATACAGCGTCATCTCAGGTTTGAAGTTGGGATAGAGCGTCCATAGGGCTTGATCCATCTCCATTGTCAGCATGGATTCTAAGCAGTCCCAAGTGATAAATGAATCATGAATAGTCAGGCAGGGAAATCCTTTCCGGCCAAAGTTGAGCAAGACTTGTTCGGCGATGTTGGAGTCTATAAGCTGAAGTTCCTTTCCTGTTTGTCCATCCTGAAAGAACCTGTCTTTAATTGGTGCATGGAAATCTATTAATGGCTCGATGAGGTACGCATACTTCTGGCCTAATTTTTTGTTCCTTCGAGCGGCCTTCTTCGCAGAATTTAGGCTTTTACAGTTAATCAGGAGTTGAAAGACTAGCTTCAGCGCATTTCGTTCATGTGGGGTCTCATAGCCGGGTATTGTGTAAGGGTCGGTGGCAATGTTTATCCCAGCTTGGGCATAGAGCAGGACGGGATGAAGAGAGGAGAAGTCGATCTCTGAAGTTCCCCAATTCTCGTAATCAATGCCGTGTCCGGCTGTCTTGATGGTAGTGGGTTTGTGCTCAAGCTTCAGGTATGGACGAGCTTCCGCAGGAATGTTTTGGAACCAGGGGCCATAGAAGCGACCACAGGTAGTAAAACTATCCTGAAAGATACGGGCGTAGTGCATTCTAGTCCCAGGAGGAATGTTGAAGTCACAAGGCCGCTTTCCTTTCCTTAGGCGCTCCTCGTTTATTTCTGCCTGCAGATCCAAGGTCAAAGGCAAGGAGATACTTAGATCGGAAAGGAGGCTATTAATCTCCGCAAGGTTCTCTCGAATTGAGGGAATCTCGGGGTGAAGGTTATCGTCATACTCCAGGAGCTTCCGTTTCTTATTGATCTTCTCAACAAGAACAACAAGTTCCTCGTCGGGGTCGTGCTCGATCATGCAGGGTGTAACGCTGTAAAGCATGTCCCATAACAAATTAGTCCCGAGAATGCGTGTGCTAAAGGACATGCCATCCTCAAATCCTCCCTCACGAACATACTTGTAGGGGCTCTTATGAATGAGACCAAGGAGGTGGAGGACATCAGTAACGGCTCGTAACTGGGATGGCTTCCAATGGCACTTGTTGTATCTACTATCATTCCGCAATGAGGCTTCATCAGAGAGCTGTATGGCAATCCAGGGGATACAGTTGCGGGGTAGAAGGTTGCCTTCAGAATCAAACTGACTAATAGCCAAATCCCAGAGAACCCTCAGAAGGTGGTTGTCAAACTTCTTCCTTCCACCTCCTCTAGAGCTTGGTAAGCGGACAATAGGGGACTCACGTCCAGAACGTTCAGATTGCTGCTCTTCCTTGGGGGCGGCCCGCTTTCCATTACTAGAAGTACTTTCCAGCTGCTCTTGAATGAATCTCGCTACTTTCTTCGCTGCGGCAAGGGCCTTTGGGTGATCACTCCGTTGCCATACATCAAGAGGGCGAGAATTATCGAGGTAGTCGTTTCTATCGTCCATCGCTGAATACCTTGTCTCCTTTCACAAAGCGGGTAATAACCGGGTAGAAAAGCACCTACAAACCGGGTGGAAACGGGGCGGCAAATCCGCTACAAGTGGCGCAAGGGGTCGTTGGTTAATTTCAATTAATTCAATGAGATACGATTTTTTTGCTGGCCGGAAGTTGTAGCCGTTGTTTGGCTATCTTCAGGGCCCACAGATTACGGAAAAAACTCCCTACCAACCCATTGCTTCGTCCTCTACCCGCTGTAAAGTTTTTCAGCAATGCAGGATCTTCAGTGGTACAGCCGAACCGAATACGCCTCGAATTGGTAGCTGTTCCTGCCTCCTGGTGCCATTCCTCGGGTATGAGGTCAATGTCCAATCCCTGTCCTTCCATTAATGGCTGCTAAGAAAAGTTCGCCGCTCCTGTAATAGTTCGAGCTCGGATTTGACCTGAGCCCCTTTCA
It encodes:
- a CDS encoding DEAD/DEAH box helicase encodes the protein MRYTLKGYQKDAVVDVLANLKKSTRDWKQDGDTSAFSLTATTGAGKTVMAAAVIEALFNGDAENNFEADPGAVVLWFTDDPSLNEQTRFRLMAAADKINSSRLVVIENSFSQEQLDAGKVYFLNAQKLSRNAKLVRGVTQHDTGNPQIQLDNVPPPDDRANTMWDILRNTIEDKNLTLYLVLDEAHRGMNSERERATIVQKLINGTSGAPPTPVVWGISATVERFNEAMKKQQGRNIRPPVVVDPARVQDSGLLKDDIRLDFPTEKGTFNTSLLARATRKLKTITERWQTYCNREGSTDDVVVPLLVVQVPNSPSDQLLLSAVETIRDEWPEIPSDAIANVFGEHSDLELGDFTVRYVHPQMIQDQTHVRVLLAKDAISTGWDCPRAEVFVSFRPASDTTYITQLLGRMVRTPLARRIPGDDLLNSVECVLPEFDSNTATEVAKAMIGQRKEDGDGTGGGEGRRVLIAPVDMGTNPNIPDSVWELFDSLPSQTLPRKVARPIFRYTALAQSLSRDGLRVDAVKEAYNELCKVLDGFSARHSDKLEAAKEDVLQVDGATIVVGVHSGDVEDAGVFHELADDRAIQADYKAAGRLLTPELAKRYADYLADPDDDDSLLDAHITVGALGKIDGVTEALDAEADEMAKAWFDEYRVSIKGLSEERQADYDNIKGMSSQPQRIDIKRPHIRTEETKDSEGNLLETRSNHLMADTTGMFPVANLNNWEIKVVDKEMGRSDFLAWYRNPSRASADALAVAWTGSDGNWRRMCPDFIFFHGDENNVKASIVDPHGIHLSDAIPKLKGLADFVEAYGDTFHRIESIGEVDGKLRVLDMKNQKVRDAVRAADDVEVLYRSVEAENYQ
- a CDS encoding site-specific DNA-methyltransferase gives rise to the protein MSTLKNLLRQVESKDPQLAADLAREVKALESRRAFGLNFERHTPETVELPGRPIRRGDKVRFLPERGEPTKNVDRGLWRVTKIKVEGGIRTAELVRKAVELGEIETATRACDDLVVVAEFRDPIYPGLKSTGKIERGGNKPFHTVINAENYHALQALQYTHEGKVDAIYIDPPYNTRDKDWKYNNDYVDSDDQYKHSKWLAMMERRLKLAKKLLCPINSVLIATIDEKEVHRLGLLLSQVFNDSKIQMVTSLINPKGVARGQEFYRVEEYLFFVYVGEAAVQKSTHAMISTKERVDNKENEAETNPPKVRWGSLLRSGTDAKRSDRKHQFYPIFVNKNSGELHSIGEALLPLSANRDEVIPPTGTVAIWPIRKDGSEGRWQVGNQRLSELFNMGYASIGKLSPSGRASIKYVTDNLLNQIKNGSIRVTRKNKTEAVSLEYANNYVHLENPKTMWNKTSHSASEHGSSLVRSIIPGRDFPFPKSLYAVEDCLRFFVSNKPNAIILDFFSGSGTTAHAVMRLNKEDSGQRQCISITNNEVSADEQKELSTKGLRPGDAEWESLGICDHVTKPRIQSAITGRTPQGEDIGIEYRFNKQYSMADGFDENAEFFTLSYEAPAPVAHNRSFEAIAPLLWLKAGAKGRRIDRKENSFGIADNYAILFDLDASKNFLSEIQGNQLLTMAFIVTDDDLGFQSVCEELPSHVESVRLYESYLNNFTINTGRD